A single genomic interval of Labrus mixtus chromosome 6, fLabMix1.1, whole genome shotgun sequence harbors:
- the LOC132975839 gene encoding protein myomixer-like, with amino-acid sequence MPVVFLVLRSLLIRLFSSKLAGSAAQFLRRILSTGAAHLGTALRHIWDRIRSQESKEAVLGCVLCILNMHKKVEN; translated from the coding sequence ATGCCAGTAGTCTTCCTCGTGCTGCGGTCCCTGCTTATCAGGCTCTTCAGTAGCAAACTGGCAGGCTCAGCGGCACAGTTCCTCAGGAGAATCCTCTCTACGGGAGCTGCCCACCTTGGCACGGCACTGCGCCACATCTGGGACCGCATTCGATCCCAGGAGTCCAAGGAAGCCGTCCTGGGCTGCGTGCTGTGCATTCTCAACATGCACAAGAAGGTGGAGAACTGA